A single window of Lacerta agilis isolate rLacAgi1 chromosome 12, rLacAgi1.pri, whole genome shotgun sequence DNA harbors:
- the LOC117056056 gene encoding LOW QUALITY PROTEIN: phthiocerol/phenolphthiocerol synthesis polyketide synthase type I PpsD-like (The sequence of the model RefSeq protein was modified relative to this genomic sequence to represent the inferred CDS: inserted 2 bases in 1 codon; substituted 1 base at 1 genomic stop codon), whose protein sequence is METVDEIAIVGIGCNFPGGEGIDNFWRVLVEGRNCVVEIPPERFETQSWYDQDSHKPGKTNTRHAAFTDEFNAFDNRLFGINDVEAERMDPXQKLLLECTYRALEDAGVPRENISGSKTGVFVGMMNQDYRLMSGRNLTEVSHYDGTGTAMSIAANRISYTFNLTGPSVAIDTACSSFNYALHFALHAIKQGDCEAALCGGVNCIMEPRVFVALSKAKMLSPEGVSKPFSIKADGYGRGEGCGVLLLKSLKKAQEDFNKIWGVISMSAVNQNGRSVTPITRPSQEEQEKLLLSIYPDRVDPSVVQYIEAHGTGTPAGDPVEAESLGNVIGKKRSPNLPPLKIGSVKGNIGHTESAAGAAGLIKVLLMMHHGKIVPSLHFSESTSSINTGKLNLSIPTTVEKWEESSDFGRVVGINCFGFGGTNAHVVVRQFKQTQVISPVQRPVELFVISAASGDSLKRAIEDTTRHISTRDSVTLSNLAYTSACRRSHINFKYRKAFVASSLQKLEQQLSPAAEMETAPLKKPPQLIFVFSGNGLDLKGIPEILLRSEPVFRDKCKEIERLFLEYLPTGILISKENEHKDLSRPEVAQPLLFTLQVALVTLLQHWGVKPIAAVGHSVGEVAAAHCAGLISLEDAVKVIYHRSRLQAKVTGGRMLVVGNIPVAEVSAALGAYSGKVCVAAFNSPLSCTLSGDEASIHAIQKDLAEHFSKRNIFLHVLNVPAAYHSHMMDPVLTEVAENLSELKKGKPEIDLISTATGKAASDGDFVTGTYWARQVRDPVFFXVEAITTAAKSRGDPVFVEIGPQSALKRYIIEALGTQAKVFPSLHLDKEYMTLLTLVKGLFELGVNPDWEHIYAGYQGVPAAYPRYQFDHKKLMSFLNMLQQPTQTKPDTNHLSIHNVSNDSSEFKYSISQTVTPYLYEHKLNGVALVPGAFFVELALSAVMASSGRKEPLSLCQMSMKFESPCVLSENSHDLKLKVVSQKETKDFKILSSSGAIYASGQITWNQETFLEENHISYRHVFQRCKSIVRKDEIYETLSRFGFQYDSVFKQLSDVFYCEELKEAITIIKVNKQTRGELHKYFIHPVILDCFLQMTGVMTTKTRNNCTGFPSNISSLVIVRPLEEEMMIYLKTSKSTENYLEFCGCFTDKQGSVLVKIKRVGITLLKRTSNSGDGFLFENQWKEVAPSRIIQTSGDAPRAAVFADKIGVSQQLKKYLHKDSRFLMYEDWERLLVSGSSNSAAQDKIRLEVHDQSDVLFMWGIQRSNGENPESVVASLSKCCEAFRQLVIALREKNSHGSIKIITYRATDRTVDHINPGLALYGMVRSCILEATEITFQIIDIGSTSTMDIAVLADVLAQYEADQYAEVWINQGRIYTSEIRCTQVNDMSYSGPSQSLQESELSTFYTSEPHEVRNLFAEPADHIDISLDNHNVEVQVEKISIHSEDYYPVSVSSCDFGNTLYWNSQTIDKYKFLALDYSGTVIATGSDVKKIKVGDHIVSCYPVAASSRIRIPEAVCFKTQKFPCFQTLPCVSFFRIGWEILHQMLPKMKRNRCLGIISDEPQSVLCKVLALSARELGWNTLCTALDSSLEKRVAQCNALVFLPFLERLPKDVLARLSHLQDVVVIDGNHHSEHLRSLIGSGHENFQIHILSLATIFQKSSLKHSHKPFSNWLKSMQCRQFKDLPCSVFQQTENSESIDTITSYFTCKAVSFAVLKGNEQNRCISDIPVHEAKRKMFKQNAVYIVAGGLTGLGYETVRFIAQNGGGCIVILSRRKPSIEKQKEISDLQIQNKWSNIISLQCNVTFWPEVEKAISSISKIFPKCPIKGVFHSAVVLHDGRIENMTLSSFEKVLSPKVAGAINLHHATQGHALDYFVCYSSVASFLGSSLQANYAAANSFLDLFCQFRRNCGLSGQSINWGALNLGLMEGQNQLQKLVESKGISVLQVDEIYENLKTSLTLNHPQQAVVKLNFKTMLNHYYRQIPAIRSRMHTIMIEQFGSQAELFEQAMSKDLAALKSDDYIISLVSQLTSTDPSDIAMNTPLLSLGIDSMLAMTLHNLIYLERKVDIPLVKVLDPHSTVLSLALFLEECSKEPGKPE, encoded by the exons GTATGATGAATCAAGACTACAGGCTAATGAGTGGCAGAAACCTCACTGAAGTAAGCCACTATGATGGCACTGGGACAGCAATGAGCATAGCTGCTAACCGGATTTCATATACATTTAATCTGACTGGGCCATCGGTTGCCATTGACACAGCTTGCTCCTCATTTAATTATGCTTTGcactttgctttgcatgcaattaAACAAG GAGACTGCGAAGCTGCTCTTTGTGGAGGAGTGAACTGCATAATGGAACCACGGGTCTTTGTAGCTCTTAGTAAAGCCAAGATGCTATCCCCTGAAGGAGTCAGCAAACCCTTTTCTATAAAAGCCGATGGCTATGGAAGGGGAGAAGGTTGTGGAGTTCTTTTGCTGAAATCGTTAAAGAAG GCGCAGGAAGACTTCAACAAAATATGGGGTGTCATCAGCATGAGTGCAGTCAACCAGAATGGAAGATCCGTCACACCGATCACCAGACCATCTCAAGAGGAGCAGGAGAAGTTGCTGCTCAGCATCTACCCAGATCGTGTTGATCCATCTGTTGTGCAATATATTGAAGCACATGGCACAGGGACACCTGCAGGAGACCCTGTTGAGGCAGAGAGCTTAGGTAATGTCATTGGTAAAAAGAGGTCTCCTAATCTGCCCCCTCTCAAGATTGGCTCCGTTAAAGGGAACATTGGGCACACAGAGTCAGCTGCTGGGGCCGCAGGCTTAATCAAAGTTCTTCTCATGATGCACCATGGGAAGATAGTCCCATCCTTGCACTTTTCAGAGAGCACAAGCAGCATAAATACAGGGAAACTGAATCTCTCCATCCCAACAACAGTGGAGAAGTGGGAGGAGTCCAGTGATTTTGGCAGAGTTGTTGGGATCAACTGTTTTGGATTTGGGGGCACCAATGCCCATGTGGTTGTCAGACAGTTTAAACAAACCCAGGTTATTTCTCCAGTCCAAAGGCCTGTCGAATTATTTGTCATTTCGGCAGCTTCAGGAGATTCTCTCAAACGGGCGATAGAAGACACAACTAGACACATCAGCACAAGGGATTCCGTAACGCTCTCAAATCTGGCCTATACATCTGCTTGTAGAAGAAGCCATATAAACTTCAAGTACAGAAAAGCATTTGTGGCATCTTCACTACAGAAACTAGAGCAACAGCTTTCCCCTGCAGCTGAAATGGAAACAGCTCCGCTGAAGAAACCGCCACAATTAATTTTTGTATTCTCTGGTAACGGTCTGGATCTGAAAGGGATACCTGAGATATTGCTGAGGTCTGAGCCAGTGTTTAGAGacaaatgcaaagaaatagaaagGCTGTTTCTAGAATACCTTCCCACAGGAATCCTAATATCAAAAGAAAATGAACACAAAGATTTGTCCAGGCCTGAAGTTGCCCAGCCCTTACTCTTTACACTGCAGGTGGCCTTGGTTACACTCCTGCAACACTGGGGCGTTAAGCCGATTGCTGCTGTTGGCCATTCAGTTGGCGAAGTAGCTGCTGCCCATTGTGCTGGATTGATTTCCCTGGAAGATGCTGTCAAAGTCATCTACCACAGGAGCAGGCTGCAGGCTAAAGTCACTGGAGGGAGAATGCTGGTGGTTGGCAACATTCCCGTTGCAGAGGTGTCAGCAGCCCTTGGTGCATATTCCGGGAAAGTCTGTGTTGCAGCGTTTAACAGTCCTTTGTCTTGCACATTATCAGGAGATGAAGCGTCTATCCACGCCATTCAGAAGGATCTGGCTGAGCACTTCAGTAAAAGAAACATATTTCTTCATGTTTTAAATGTGCCAGCTGCATATCACAGCCACATGATGGATCCAGTACTAACCGAGGTAGCAGAAAATCTATCAGAATTAAAGAAAGGGAAGCCAGAGATTGACCTAATTTCTACAGCAACAGGGAAGGCTGCTTCAGATGGTGATTTTGTTACAGGCACCTACTGGGCCAGACAGGTTCGGGatcctgttttttt tgtagaagCTATAACAACTGCAGCAAAAAGCAGAGGTGATCCTGTATTTGTGGAAATTGGTCCACAGAGTGCACTGAAAAGATATATAATTGAAGCATTAGGGACACAAGCAAAAGTTTTTCCTTCCTTGCACCTTGACAAAGAGTATATGACCCTTCTCACACTTGTTAAAGGCCTTTTTGAATTGGGAGTCAATCCAGATTGGGAGCACATCTATGCAGGATATCAGGGTGTACCAGCAGCCTATCCCAGGTATCAATTTGATCACAAGAAGCTCATGTCATTTTTAAACATGCTCCAGCAGCCAACTCAAACCAAGCCGGACACAAACCACCTGTCAATTCATAATGTCAGCAATGACAGTTCAGAATTCAAGTATTCCATATCTCAGACAGTGACTCCATATTTGTACGAGCACAAGCTCAATGGTGTTGCTCTGGTTCCTGGTGCCTTTTTTGTTGAACTTGCTTTGTCAGCTGTGATGGCTAGCTCAGGAAGAAAGGAGCCCTTAAGTTTGTGTCAGATGAGCATGAAGTTTGAATCGCCTTGTGTTTTAAGTGAAAATTCTCATGATTTGAAGCTAAAAGTGGTGtcacaaaaggaaacaaaagattTCAAAATACTGTCCTCATCTGGTGCGATATATGCATCTGGACAGATCACATGGAACCAAGAAACCTTTCTTGAAGAAAATCACATTTCATATAGACATGTTTTTCAGCGGTGTAAATCAATTGTCAGAAAGGATGAAATATACGAAACATTATCTCGTTTTGGATTTCAATATGACTCAGTATTCAAGCAGCTAAGTGATGTGTTTTATTGTGAAGAACTGAAGGAAGCCATAACCATCATTAAGGTGAACAAGCAAACCAGGGGAGAACTGCACAAGTATTTTATTCATCCAGTGATATTAGACTGCTTTCTGCAAATGACTGGTGTGATGACCACAAAAACCAGGAACAACTGTACAGGGTTTCCTTCCAACATAAGCAGCCTTGTAATTGTCCGACCTTTGGAAGAGGAAATGATGATATATCTGAAAACAAGTAAGTCTACTGAGAACTATTTAGAGTTTTGTGGATGCTTCACAGATAAACAAGGCTCTGTTTTGGTTAAGATTAAACGTGTTGGGATCACTCTTCTGAAGAGAACGTCCAATAGTGGTGATGGTTTCCTTTTTGAAAATCAGTGGAAAGAGGTAGCCCCTTCCCGGATTATCCAAACCTCAGGAGATGCACCCAGAGCTGCAGTGTTTGCTGACAAAATTGGAGTTTCTCAACAGCTcaaaaaatatttacataaagATTCTAGGTTTTTGATGTATGAAGACTGGGAGAGATTACTGGTGTCAGGAAGCTCAAATTCAGCTGCTCAGGACAAAATTAGGTTAGAGGTACATGACCAGAGTGATGTTTTGTTTATGTGGGGAATTCAAAGATCAAATGGAGAAAATCCTGAGAGTGTTGTTGCAAGCTTATCCAAATGTTGTGAAGCTTTCCGGCAGCTTGTCATTGCATTAAGAGAGAAGAACAGTCATGGTTCCATTAAAATAATTACATACAGAGCAACAGACAGGACAGTAGATCACATTAACCCTGGCTTGGCTTTGTATGGCATGGTAAGATCCTGCATTCTTGAAGCTACTGAAATCACATTTCAGATTATTGATATTGGTTCAACAAGTACAATGGACATAGCAGTTTTAGCAGATGTTTTAGCACAATATGAAGCAGATCAATATGCTGAAGTCTGGATTAATCAGGGGAGAATTTACACTTCTGAAATTAGATGCACACAGGTTAATGATATGTCCTACAGTGGTCCTTCCCAGTCTCTTCAAGAGTCTGAGCTGTCAACTTTTTACACTTCTGAGCCTCATGAAGTAAGAAATCTATTTGCCGAGCCAGCTGACCACATTGATATTTCTCTTGATAATCACAatgttgaagtgcaagtagagaaaatAAGTATCCATTCTGAAGACTATTATCCTGTTAGTGTTTCCAGCTGTGACTTTGGAAACACATTATACTGGAATTCACAGACCATCGATAAATACAAGTTCTTGGCTCTGGACTACAGTGGGACGGTGATTGCAACAGGCAGTGATGTAAAAAAGATCAAAGTGGGAGATCATATTGTTTCATGCTACCCTGTGGCTGCATCTTCAAGAATCAGGATTCCAGAAGCAGTGTGTTTCAAAACCCAGAAATTCCCATGTTTTCAAACTTTACCCTGTGTCTCCTTCTTTAGGATAGGATGGGAAATTTTGCACCAGATGTTACCAAAGATGAAACGCAATAGATGTTTAGGCATTATTTCTGATGAACCACAGTCGGTTTTGTGTAAAGTGCTTGCTTTGTCAGCTCGGGAATTGGGCTGGAACACCTTATGTACAGCACTTGACAGCAGCCTGGAGAAAAGAGTAGCTCAATGCAACGCCCTTGTCTTTCTGCCCTTCCTAGAAAGATTACCCAAAGACGTCTTAGCCCGTCTTTCACATCTTCAGGATGTTGTGGTAATCGATGGGAACCACCATTCTGAACACTTGCGATCTCTAATTGGAAGTGGTCATGAAAACTTTCAAATTCATATTCTCAGTCTTGCAACCATTTTTCAGAAATCATCGCTGAAACATTCCCACAAGCCTTTCAGTAACTGGTTGAAATCAATGCAATGCAGGCAATTCAAGGACTTGCCTTGTTCCGTTTTTCAGCAGACAGAGAACAGTGAGAGCATAGACACTATAACATCCTACTTTACCTGTAAGGCTGTCTCATTTGCTGTGCTGAAAGGCAATGAGCAGAACAGGTGTATTTCTGACATACCAGTGCATGAAGCAAAGCGGAAGATGTTTAAGCAGAATGCTGTTTACATAGTCGCAGGAGGACTCACTGGGCTTGGCTATGAAACTGTTAGATTTATTGCTCAAAATGGAGGAGGATGCATCGTGATCCTTTCAAGGAGAAAGCCCAGCATTGAAAAGCAGAAGGAAATAAGTGATTTGCAGATTCAGAACAAGTGGAGCAATATCATCAGTCTGCAGTGCAATGTGACTTTTTGGCCTGAGGTTGAGAAAGCAATCAGTTCAATCAGCAAAATCTTTCCAAAGTGTCCAATCAAAGGTGTTTTCCACAGTGCTGTGGTTTTGCATGATGGGCGCATTGAAAATATGACCCTCTCCAGCTTTGAGAAAGTTTTAAGCCCAAAGGTTGCTGGTGCCATCAATCTCCACCACGCCACTCAGGGACATGCTCTTGattattttgtatgttattcATCTGTTGCTTCCTTTCTTGGAAGTTCATTGCAAGCAAACTATGCCGCTGCCAATTCCTTCTTGGACCTTTTCTGCCAATTCAGAAGAAACTGTGGACTGTCAGGACAATCCATCAACTGGGGTGCCTTGAATCTCGGACTCATGGAAGGTCAAAATCAACTTCAAAAATTGGTGGAATCAAAGGGTATATCAGTTCTGCAAGTGGATGAGATCTATGAGAATCTTAAAACAAGCTTAACTCTGAACCACCCTCAGCAAGCTGTGGTGAAGCTGAATTTCAAAACAATGCTCAACCATTACTATCGTCAAATTCCAGCAATCAGAAGTCGCATGCATACTATTATGATAGAACAATTTGGCAGTCAGGCTGAGCTTTTTGAACAAGCCATGTCCAAGGATTTGGCTGCACTAAAATCTGATGACTATATCATATCATTGGTGAGTCAGCTCACTAGTACAGATCCAAGTGACATTGCAATGAATACACCCCTTTTGTCCCTTGGCATAGATTCCATGTTGGCTATGACTCTGCACAATCTCATTTATCTAGAACGAAAGGTTGATATACCACTTGTGAAAGTTCTTGATCCTCATAGCACAGTGCTTAGTTTAGCACTGTTTTTAGAAGAATGTTCTAAAGAACCTGGGAAAC CTGAGTGA